From the genome of Vicia villosa cultivar HV-30 ecotype Madison, WI linkage group LG2, Vvil1.0, whole genome shotgun sequence, one region includes:
- the LOC131650852 gene encoding kunitz-type trypsin inhibitor-like 2 protein, giving the protein MKLVYSLTLSFLLFVFITNLSIAFSNDDNEPVLDLSGKPLIAGNEYYILPSSGRGITGGGIELEKTGNSKCEVTVLQSYRLFSFQTSLKFTNLKNSSEQILTSTPLEIEVTKKPDCAHSSKWIVFVDNVIHKSCLGIGDYRNYDDFQKVSGTFSILKYGKGYQFEFCLDGSGACYDIGRYHHFGEIGKRLYLAEQDPKDPFEFIFLPTSFGTGIIKSVVA; this is encoded by the coding sequence ATGAAGCTTGTTTATTCTCTCACCCTTTCCTTCCTCCTCTTTGTTTTCATCACCAATCTTTCTATAGCTTTCTCAAATGACGATAATGAGCCAGTTCTTGACCTATCGGGTAAACCCCTTATCGCAGGTAACGAATACTACATTCTCCCTTCCTCTGGTCGCGGAATCACTGGTGGTGGAATAGAACTAGAAAAAACCGGTAACTCCAAATGTGAAGTTACTGTCCTACAAAGTTACAGACTATTTTCCTTCCAAACATCACTGAAATTTACCAATTTAAAAAACAGTTCTGAACAAATCCTCACAAGTACGCCACTTGAGATTGAAGTTACTAAGAAGCCTGATTGTGCTCATTCATCAAAATGGATAGTATTTGTTGATAACGTTATTCATAAATCTTGTCTTGGTATTGGTGATTATCGAAACTATGATGATTTCCAAAAAGTTTCTGGTACATTCAGTATCTTGAAATATGGAAAGGGTTATCAGTTTGAATTTTGCCTTGATGGATCTGGTGCTTGTTATGATATTGGGAGGTATCATCATTTTGGTGAAATTGGAAAACGTTTGTATTTGGCTGAACAGGACCCAAAAGAcccttttgaatttatttttcttcCTACTTCCTTCGGAACTGGAATAATTAAGTCCGTTGTTGCATGA